The proteins below come from a single Alnus glutinosa chromosome 9, dhAlnGlut1.1, whole genome shotgun sequence genomic window:
- the LOC133877980 gene encoding capsanthin/capsorubin synthase, chromoplastic-like, whose amino-acid sequence MGTLLRLFSPPHGITTDKFPVSSPRPNNASSRKSHCRIQSSKFGNFLDLKPESTQPECLNFDLPWFDPTSARPQFDVIIIGTGPAGLRLAEQLSCYGIKVCCVDPLPLSMWPNNYGVWVDEFQSLGLEDCFDKTWPMSCVYINENKTKYLNRPYGRVSRKKLKTKLIERCVSSGVIKFHKAKVWKIEHKEFESSILCDDGKELKASLIVDASGFASTFTEYDKPRNHGYQIAHGILAEVDGHPFDLDKMVLMDWRDSHLGNEPYLRASNSRFPTFLYAMPFDSSLIFLEETSLVSRPVLSYMEVKRRMVARLRHLGITVKRVLEDEKCLIPMGGPLPRIPQSVMAIGGTSGVVHPSTGYMVARTMALAPVLADTIAECLGSTRMVRGKPLYHRVWNGLWPVERRYTREFYSFGMETLLKLDLNGTRRFFDAFFDLDPYYWQGFLSSRLSLQELVMLSLSLFGRASNPSRFDIVTKCPIPLAKLMGNLALETI is encoded by the coding sequence ATGGGGACTCTTCTCAGGCTATTTTCACCACCACATGGAATAACTACTGACAAGTTTCCAGTCTCTTCTCCAAGACCCAATAACGCATCTTCAAGAAAGAGTCATTGTAGGATCCAAAGCAGCAAGTTTGGAAACTTCCTTGACTTGAAGCCTGAGTCGACACAACCTGAATGCTTGAATTTTGATCTTCCATGGTTTGACCCGACTTCTGCTCGGCCTCAGTTTGATGTCATCATCATCGGCACGGGCCCGGCCGGCCTTCGTCTTGCAGAGCAACTGTCATGCTATGGAATTAAGGTATGTTGTGTCGACCCTTTGCCGCTTTCTATGTGGCCTAATAACTACGGGGTTTGGGTTGACGAGTTTCAGAGCTTGGGGCTTGAGGATTGCTTTGACAAAACATGGCCGATGAGTTGTGTCTACATCAATGAAAACAAGACCAAATATTTGAACCGTCCCTACGGTCGGGTGAGTAGGAAAAAACTGAAAACGAAACTAATAGAAAGATGCGTCTCCAGTGGAGTTATTAAATTTCATAAAGCCAAGGTCTGGAAAATTGAGCACAAGGAGTTTGAGTCTTCCATTTTGTGTGATGATGGGAAAGAGTTGAAGGCAAGCTTGATTGTTGATGCCAGTGGCTTTGCAAGCACCTTTACAGAATATGATAAGCCAAGGAACCATGGATATCAGATTGCTCATGGAATTTTGGCTGAAGTGGATGGCCACCCTTTTGACTTGGATAAAATGGTTCTCATGGATTGGAGAGATTCCCATCTAGGAAACGAGCCTTATTTGCGGGCTAGTAATTCAAGGTTTCCTACTTTTCTGTATGCAATGCCGTTTGATTCAAGCTTGATATTCCTAGAAGAAACTTCTCTGGTTTCTCGACCAGTGTTATCTTATATGGAGGTGAAGCGAAGGATGGTTGCAAGACTAAGACATTTAGGAATTACAGTGAAGAGGGTTTTGGAGGATGAGAAGTGTTTGATCCCAATGGGAGGCCCTCTTCCCAGAATCCCTCAGAGTGTGATGGCCATTGGTGGGACTTCTGGGGTCGTGCACCCTTCAACTGGGTACATGGTGGCTCGGACCATGGCTCTAGCCCCAGTCTTAGCTGACACCATTGCCGAGTGCCTCGGCTCGACCAGGATGGTTAGAGGGAAGCCACTTTATCATAGAGTGTGGAATGGCTTGTGGCCAGTTGAGAGGAGGTACACAAGGGAATTCTACTCTTTTGGAATGGAGACTCTGTTGAAGCTTGATCTGAATGGGACTAGGAGGTTCTTTGATGCGTTCTTTGATTTGGATCCTTATTACTGGCAAGGTTTCCTTTCCTCAAGGTTGTCTCTCCAAGAGCTTGTTATGCTAAGCTTGTCCCTGTTCGGACGTGCCTCAAATCCATCCAGGTTTGATATTGTTACAAAGTGTCCTATACCCTTGGCTAAACTGATGGGTAATCTAGCTCTAGAAACCATTTGA
- the LOC133877981 gene encoding proline-rich extensin-like protein EPR1 isoform X5, whose amino-acid sequence MMRVVSESALSLCLSLLLLVLASVSAELQTHGNEVRPAWLSPPPGYGYGAPPPSPHPLPPKHKWPPRKPPCASPPPKHRPPTPSYRPPTYKPPKAPSPSPPVSSPPVQRPPTPTHKPSPPPCPPTPTYQPPASPPPHRYPPPCSPPKRPPPSPTYQPPPTPTYQPPASPPPCGYPPPCSPPIRPPPTPTYQPPPSPTYQPPPTPTYQPPPTPTYQPPASPPPCGYPTPRSPPIRPPPSPTYQPPPTPTYQPPPSPTYQPPPSPTYQPPPTPTYQPPASPPPCGYTPPRSPPIRPPPTPTYQPPPSPTYQPPPSPTYQPPPVPTPSHKPPPCPPTQKPPVGPPQTPRTHQSPQSSPPASPPPIYGYPPPPYILG is encoded by the exons ATGATGAGAGTAGTCTCTGAGTCTGCTCTCAGCTTATGCCTAAGTTTGTTGCTGCTTGTTTTAGCCAGTGTTTCAGCTGAGCTTCAAACTCATGGCAATGAAGTCAGGCCAGCGTGGTTATCCCCTCCACCGGGTTATGGCTATGGAGCTCCTCCTCCATCGCCTCACCCTTTGCCACCAAAGCATAAATGGCCCCCTAGAAAGCCACCTTGTGCATCACCACCACCAAAACACAGGCCTCCTACACCATCTTATCGACCACCAACCTATAAGCCTCCTAAGGCCCCCTCGCCTTCTCCTCCAGTGAGTTCACCACCTGTTCAGAGACCTCCTACACCAACGCATAAGCCATCACCACCACCATGTCCTCCAACTCCAACTTATCAACCTCCAGCTTCTCCACCACCACACAGATATCCTCCCCCTTGTTCTCCTCCAAAGAGGCCACCTCCATCACCAACTTATCAGCCACCTCCAACGCCAACTTATCAGCCTCCAGCTTCTCCACCACCATGTGGATATCCTCCTCCTTGTTCTCCTCCAATCAGGCCACCTCCAACACCAACTTATCAGCCACCTCCATCACCAACTTATCAGCCACCTCCAACGCCAACTTATCAGCCACCTCCAACGCCAACTTATCAGCCTCCAGCTTCTCCACCACCATGTGGATATCCAACTCCTCGTTCTCCTCCAATCAGGCCACCTCCATCACCAACTTATCAGCCAC CTCCAACACCAACTTATCAGCCACCTCCATCACCAACTTATCAGCCACCTCCATCACCAACTTATCAGCCACCTCCAACGCCAACTTATCAGCCTCCAGCTTCTCCACCACCATGTGGATATACTCCTCCTCGTTCTCCTCCAATCAGGCCACCTCCAACACCAACTTATCAGCCACCTCCATCACCAACTTATCAGCCACCACCATCACCAACTTATCAGCCACCACCAGTACCGACACCTTCTCACAAACCTCCTCCATGTCCACCTACCCAAAAGCCCCCTGTCGGACCACCGCAAACACCGCGGACTCATCAATCCCCTCAATCATCTCCACCAGCAAGCCCTCCTCCAATATATGGGTACCCTCCACCACCATATATACTAGGCTAA
- the LOC133877981 gene encoding proline-rich extensin-like protein EPR1 isoform X2 → MMRVVSESALSLCLSLLLLVLASVSAELQTHGNEVRPAWLSPPPGYGYGAPPPSPHPLPPKHKWPPRKPPCASPPPKHRPPTPSYRPPTYKPPKAPSPSPPVSSPPVQRPPTPTHKPSPPPCPPTPTYQPPASPPPHRYPPPCSPPKRPPPSPTYQPPPTPTYQPPASPPPCGYPPPCSPPIRPPPTPTYQPPPSPTYQPPPTPTYQPPPTPTYQPPASPPPCGYPTPRSPPIRPPPSPTYQPPPTPTYQPPPTPTYQPPASPPPCGYPTPRSPPIRPPPTPTYQPPPSPTYQPPPSPTYQPPPTPTYQPPPSPTYQPPPSPTYQPPPVPTPSHKPPPCPPTQKPPVGPPQTPRTHQSPQSSPPASPPPIYGYPPPPYILG, encoded by the exons ATGATGAGAGTAGTCTCTGAGTCTGCTCTCAGCTTATGCCTAAGTTTGTTGCTGCTTGTTTTAGCCAGTGTTTCAGCTGAGCTTCAAACTCATGGCAATGAAGTCAGGCCAGCGTGGTTATCCCCTCCACCGGGTTATGGCTATGGAGCTCCTCCTCCATCGCCTCACCCTTTGCCACCAAAGCATAAATGGCCCCCTAGAAAGCCACCTTGTGCATCACCACCACCAAAACACAGGCCTCCTACACCATCTTATCGACCACCAACCTATAAGCCTCCTAAGGCCCCCTCGCCTTCTCCTCCAGTGAGTTCACCACCTGTTCAGAGACCTCCTACACCAACGCATAAGCCATCACCACCACCATGTCCTCCAACTCCAACTTATCAACCTCCAGCTTCTCCACCACCACACAGATATCCTCCCCCTTGTTCTCCTCCAAAGAGGCCACCTCCATCACCAACTTATCAGCCACCTCCAACGCCAACTTATCAGCCTCCAGCTTCTCCACCACCATGTGGATATCCTCCTCCTTGTTCTCCTCCAATCAGGCCACCTCCAACACCAACTTATCAGCCACCTCCATCACCAACTTATCAGCCACCTCCAACGCCAACTTATCAGCCACCTCCAACGCCAACTTATCAGCCTCCAGCTTCTCCACCACCATGTGGATATCCAACTCCTCGTTCTCCTCCAATCAGGCCACCTCCATCACCAACTTATCAGCCACCTCCAACGCCAACTTATCAGCCACCTCCAACGCCAACTTATCAGCCTCCAGCTTCTCCACCACCATGTGGATATCCAACTCCTCGTTCTCCTCCAATCAGGCCACCTCCAACACCAACTTATCAGCCACCTCCATCACCAACTTATCAGCCACCTCCATCACCAACTTATCAGCCAC CTCCAACACCAACTTATCAGCCACCTCCATCACCAACTTATCAGCCACCACCATCACCAACTTATCAGCCACCACCAGTACCGACACCTTCTCACAAACCTCCTCCATGTCCACCTACCCAAAAGCCCCCTGTCGGACCACCGCAAACACCGCGGACTCATCAATCCCCTCAATCATCTCCACCAGCAAGCCCTCCTCCAATATATGGGTACCCTCCACCACCATATATACTAGGCTAA
- the LOC133877981 gene encoding proline-rich extensin-like protein EPR1 isoform X6, translated as MMRVVSESALSLCLSLLLLVLASVSAELQTHGNEVRPAWLSPPPGYGYGAPPPSPHPLPPKHKWPPRKPPCASPPPKHRPPTPSYRPPTYKPPKAPSPSPPVSSPPVQRPPTPTHKPSPPPCPPTPTYQPPASPPPHRYPPPCSPPKRPPPSPTYQPPPTPTYQPPASPPPCGYPPPCSPPIRPPPTPTYQPPPSPTYQPPPTPTYQPPPTPTYQPPASPPPCGYPTPRSPPIRPPPSPTYQPPPTPTYQPPPTPTYQPPASPPPCGYPTPRSPPIRPPPTPTYQPPPTPTYQPPPSPTYQPPPSPTYQPPPVPTPSHKPPPCPPTQKPPVGPPQTPRTHQSPQSSPPASPPPIYGYPPPPYILG; from the exons ATGATGAGAGTAGTCTCTGAGTCTGCTCTCAGCTTATGCCTAAGTTTGTTGCTGCTTGTTTTAGCCAGTGTTTCAGCTGAGCTTCAAACTCATGGCAATGAAGTCAGGCCAGCGTGGTTATCCCCTCCACCGGGTTATGGCTATGGAGCTCCTCCTCCATCGCCTCACCCTTTGCCACCAAAGCATAAATGGCCCCCTAGAAAGCCACCTTGTGCATCACCACCACCAAAACACAGGCCTCCTACACCATCTTATCGACCACCAACCTATAAGCCTCCTAAGGCCCCCTCGCCTTCTCCTCCAGTGAGTTCACCACCTGTTCAGAGACCTCCTACACCAACGCATAAGCCATCACCACCACCATGTCCTCCAACTCCAACTTATCAACCTCCAGCTTCTCCACCACCACACAGATATCCTCCCCCTTGTTCTCCTCCAAAGAGGCCACCTCCATCACCAACTTATCAGCCACCTCCAACGCCAACTTATCAGCCTCCAGCTTCTCCACCACCATGTGGATATCCTCCTCCTTGTTCTCCTCCAATCAGGCCACCTCCAACACCAACTTATCAGCCACCTCCATCACCAACTTATCAGCCACCTCCAACGCCAACTTATCAGCCACCTCCAACGCCAACTTATCAGCCTCCAGCTTCTCCACCACCATGTGGATATCCAACTCCTCGTTCTCCTCCAATCAGGCCACCTCCATCACCAACTTATCAGCCACCTCCAACGCCAACTTATCAGCCACCTCCAACGCCAACTTATCAGCCTCCAGCTTCTCCACCACCATGTGGATATCCAACTCCTCGTTCTCCTCCAATCAGGCCACCTCCAACACCAACTTATCAGCCAC CTCCAACACCAACTTATCAGCCACCTCCATCACCAACTTATCAGCCACCACCATCACCAACTTATCAGCCACCACCAGTACCGACACCTTCTCACAAACCTCCTCCATGTCCACCTACCCAAAAGCCCCCTGTCGGACCACCGCAAACACCGCGGACTCATCAATCCCCTCAATCATCTCCACCAGCAAGCCCTCCTCCAATATATGGGTACCCTCCACCACCATATATACTAGGCTAA
- the LOC133878162 gene encoding mitochondrial fission protein ELM1, which yields MKPIRLPEPPSPTFGGGVPDIFEVGFSGATVRRAVVIGTGFPGSENQSLGLVRALGLADKHVLYRVTRPRGGINEWLHWLPVSLHKKLDYLIKQIIFLTSRGKKLAPLPSENGGGRVGLLSVLEADAKQIIAMARETCEKDGPLLVVASGRDTISIASSIKRVASQNVFVVQIQHPRSNLDRFDLVITPRHDYYPLTPHAQEQVPKFLRRWITPRDPPDKHVVLTVGALHQIDSAALRSAASAWHDEFAPLPKPLLVVNIGGPTRHCRYGADLAKQLTTCLLSVFVSCGSVRISFSDGTPEKVSYVITKELGNNPKVYIWDGQDPNMQMGHLAWADAFVVTADSVSLISEACSTGKPVYVIGAERCTWKLSDFHKSLRERGVVRPFTGSEDISESWSYPPLNDTAEAARQVHEALAARGWRLRP from the exons ATGAAGCCGATACGGCTTCCGGAGCCGCCGAGCCCCACCTTCGGAGGCGGCGTGCCTGACATCTTCGAAGTCGGATTCTCCGGCGCCACCGTTCGCCGCGCCGTCGTCATCGGAACCGGATTCCCCGGTTCCGAGAACCAGAGCTTGGGCTTGGTTCGCGCCCTTGGCCTCGCTGACAAGCACGTCTTATAC CGGGTAACAAGGCCAAGGGGAGGAATAAATGAGTGGCTGCATTGGCTGCCAGTTTCACTTCACAAGAAGTTGGATTATCTCATAAAGCAGATAATTTTTTTGACATCCCGGGGGAAGAAACTTGCGCCTCTGCCTTCTGAAAATGGTGGTGGCCGCGTAGGCTTGTTGTCTGTTTTAGAAGCCGATGCAAAGCAGATTATTGCCATGGCTCGCGAGACTTGTGAAaa GGATGGGCCTTTATTGGTGGTTGCTTCTGGTAGAGATACCATATCTATTGCAAGTTCCATAAAACGTGTAGCATCACAAAATGTTTTTGTTGTTCAG ATACAACATCCAAGGTCAAATTTGGATAGGTTTGACTTGGTGATTACTCCTCGTCATGATTATTATCCTTTGACTCCTCATGCACAGGAGCAGGTTCCTAAGTTTCTTCGTAGGTGGATAACTCCACGTGACCCTCCTGACAAACATGTG GTCCTCACTGTGGGAGCGCTGCATCAAATAGATTCTGCTGCTCTTCGTAGTGCAGCTAGTGCGTGGCATGATGAGTTTGCACCCCTGCCAAAGCCCCTTCTAGTGGTCAACATCGGAGGACCTACAC GCCACTGCCGATATGGTGCGGACCTTGCGAAGCAGTTGACAACCTGTCTGCTCAGTGTTTTTGTAAGTTGTGGGAGCGTCAGAATATCTTTCTCAGATGGGACTCCTGAAAAG GTATCTTATGTCATAACCAAGGAGCTTGGAAATAATCCAAAAGTTTACATTTGGGATGGTCAGG ACCCAAATATGCAGATGGGGCATCTAGCTTGGGCTGATGCTTTTGTTGTCACGGCAGATTCAGTCAGTCTGATAAGTGAGGCTTGCAGCACTGG GAAGCCTGTATATGTTATAGGAGCTGAGCGTTGTACGTGGAAATTATCAGATTTCCATAAATCCTTGAGGGAACGAGGAGTAGTTCGGCCATTTACAGGATCTGAGGAC ATATCGGAGAGCTGGAGCTATCCGCCTCTTAACGATACGGCAGAAGCAGCTAGGCAGGTGCATGAAGCACTTGCTGCACGCGGATGGAGATTGCGACCATAG
- the LOC133877981 gene encoding proline-rich extensin-like protein EPR1 isoform X1, with translation MMRVVSESALSLCLSLLLLVLASVSAELQTHGNEVRPAWLSPPPGYGYGAPPPSPHPLPPKHKWPPRKPPCASPPPKHRPPTPSYRPPTYKPPKAPSPSPPVSSPPVQRPPTPTHKPSPPPCPPTPTYQPPASPPPHRYPPPCSPPKRPPPSPTYQPPPTPTYQPPASPPPCGYPPPCSPPIRPPPTPTYQPPPSPTYQPPPTPTYQPPPTPTYQPPPTPTYQPPPTPTYQPPASPPPCGYPTPRSPPIRPPPTPTYQPPPSPTYQPPPSPTYQPPPTPTYQPPASPPPCGYTPPRSPPIRPPPTPTYQPPPSPTYQPPPSPTYQPPPVPTPSHKPPPCPPTQKPPVGPPQTPRTHQSPQSSPPASPPPIYGYPPPPYILG, from the exons ATGATGAGAGTAGTCTCTGAGTCTGCTCTCAGCTTATGCCTAAGTTTGTTGCTGCTTGTTTTAGCCAGTGTTTCAGCTGAGCTTCAAACTCATGGCAATGAAGTCAGGCCAGCGTGGTTATCCCCTCCACCGGGTTATGGCTATGGAGCTCCTCCTCCATCGCCTCACCCTTTGCCACCAAAGCATAAATGGCCCCCTAGAAAGCCACCTTGTGCATCACCACCACCAAAACACAGGCCTCCTACACCATCTTATCGACCACCAACCTATAAGCCTCCTAAGGCCCCCTCGCCTTCTCCTCCAGTGAGTTCACCACCTGTTCAGAGACCTCCTACACCAACGCATAAGCCATCACCACCACCATGTCCTCCAACTCCAACTTATCAACCTCCAGCTTCTCCACCACCACACAGATATCCTCCCCCTTGTTCTCCTCCAAAGAGGCCACCTCCATCACCAACTTATCAGCCACCTCCAACGCCAACTTATCAGCCTCCAGCTTCTCCACCACCATGTGGATATCCTCCTCCTTGTTCTCCTCCAATCAGGCCACCTCCAACACCAACTTATCAGCCACCTCCATCACCAACTTATCAGCCACCTCCAACGCCAACTTATCAGCCACCTCCAACGCCAACTTATCAGC CACCTCCAACGCCAACTTATCAGCCACCTCCAACGCCAACTTATCAGCCTCCAGCTTCTCCACCACCATGTGGATATCCAACTCCTCGTTCTCCTCCAATCAGGCCACCTCCAACACCAACTTATCAGCCACCTCCATCACCAACTTATCAGCCACCTCCATCACCAACTTATCAGCCACCTCCAACGCCAACTTATCAGCCTCCAGCTTCTCCACCACCATGTGGATATACTCCTCCTCGTTCTCCTCCAATCAGGCCACCTCCAACACCAACTTATCAGCCACCTCCATCACCAACTTATCAGCCACCACCATCACCAACTTATCAGCCACCACCAGTACCGACACCTTCTCACAAACCTCCTCCATGTCCACCTACCCAAAAGCCCCCTGTCGGACCACCGCAAACACCGCGGACTCATCAATCCCCTCAATCATCTCCACCAGCAAGCCCTCCTCCAATATATGGGTACCCTCCACCACCATATATACTAGGCTAA
- the LOC133877981 gene encoding proline-rich extensin-like protein EPR1 isoform X3, translating to MMRVVSESALSLCLSLLLLVLASVSAELQTHGNEVRPAWLSPPPGYGYGAPPPSPHPLPPKHKWPPRKPPCASPPPKHRPPTPSYRPPTYKPPKAPSPSPPVSSPPVQRPPTPTHKPSPPPCPPTPTYQPPASPPPHRYPPPCSPPKRPPPSPTYQPPPTPTYQPPASPPPCGYPPPCSPPIRPPPTPTYQPPPSPTYQPPPTPTYQPPPTPTYQPPPTPTYQPPASPPPCGYPTPRSPPIRPPPTPTYQPPPSPTYQPPPSPTYQPPPTPTYQPPASPPPCGYTPPRSPPIRPPPTPTYQPPPSPTYQPPPSPTYQPPPVPTPSHKPPPCPPTQKPPVGPPQTPRTHQSPQSSPPASPPPIYGYPPPPYILG from the exons ATGATGAGAGTAGTCTCTGAGTCTGCTCTCAGCTTATGCCTAAGTTTGTTGCTGCTTGTTTTAGCCAGTGTTTCAGCTGAGCTTCAAACTCATGGCAATGAAGTCAGGCCAGCGTGGTTATCCCCTCCACCGGGTTATGGCTATGGAGCTCCTCCTCCATCGCCTCACCCTTTGCCACCAAAGCATAAATGGCCCCCTAGAAAGCCACCTTGTGCATCACCACCACCAAAACACAGGCCTCCTACACCATCTTATCGACCACCAACCTATAAGCCTCCTAAGGCCCCCTCGCCTTCTCCTCCAGTGAGTTCACCACCTGTTCAGAGACCTCCTACACCAACGCATAAGCCATCACCACCACCATGTCCTCCAACTCCAACTTATCAACCTCCAGCTTCTCCACCACCACACAGATATCCTCCCCCTTGTTCTCCTCCAAAGAGGCCACCTCCATCACCAACTTATCAGCCACCTCCAACGCCAACTTATCAGCCTCCAGCTTCTCCACCACCATGTGGATATCCTCCTCCTTGTTCTCCTCCAATCAGGCCACCTCCAACACCAACTTATCAGCCACCTCCATCACCAACTTATCAGCCACCTCCAACGCCAACTTATCAGCCAC CTCCAACGCCAACTTATCAGCCACCTCCAACGCCAACTTATCAGCCTCCAGCTTCTCCACCACCATGTGGATATCCAACTCCTCGTTCTCCTCCAATCAGGCCACCTCCAACACCAACTTATCAGCCACCTCCATCACCAACTTATCAGCCACCTCCATCACCAACTTATCAGCCACCTCCAACGCCAACTTATCAGCCTCCAGCTTCTCCACCACCATGTGGATATACTCCTCCTCGTTCTCCTCCAATCAGGCCACCTCCAACACCAACTTATCAGCCACCTCCATCACCAACTTATCAGCCACCACCATCACCAACTTATCAGCCACCACCAGTACCGACACCTTCTCACAAACCTCCTCCATGTCCACCTACCCAAAAGCCCCCTGTCGGACCACCGCAAACACCGCGGACTCATCAATCCCCTCAATCATCTCCACCAGCAAGCCCTCCTCCAATATATGGGTACCCTCCACCACCATATATACTAGGCTAA
- the LOC133877981 gene encoding proline-rich extensin-like protein EPR1 isoform X4, which translates to MMRVVSESALSLCLSLLLLVLASVSAELQTHGNEVRPAWLSPPPGYGYGAPPPSPHPLPPKHKWPPRKPPCASPPPKHRPPTPSYRPPTYKPPKAPSPSPPVSSPPVQRPPTPTHKPSPPPCPPTPTYQPPASPPPHRYPPPCSPPKRPPPSPTYQPPPTPTYQPPASPPPCGYPPPCSPPIRPPPTPTYQPPPSPTYQPPPTPTYQPPPTPTYQPPASPPPCGYPTPRSPPIRPPPSPTYQPPPTPTYQPPPTPTYQPPASPPPCGYPTPRSPPIRPPPTPTYQPPPSPTYQPPPTPTYQPPPSPTYQPPPSPTYQPPPVPTPSHKPPPCPPTQKPPVGPPQTPRTHQSPQSSPPASPPPIYGYPPPPYILG; encoded by the exons ATGATGAGAGTAGTCTCTGAGTCTGCTCTCAGCTTATGCCTAAGTTTGTTGCTGCTTGTTTTAGCCAGTGTTTCAGCTGAGCTTCAAACTCATGGCAATGAAGTCAGGCCAGCGTGGTTATCCCCTCCACCGGGTTATGGCTATGGAGCTCCTCCTCCATCGCCTCACCCTTTGCCACCAAAGCATAAATGGCCCCCTAGAAAGCCACCTTGTGCATCACCACCACCAAAACACAGGCCTCCTACACCATCTTATCGACCACCAACCTATAAGCCTCCTAAGGCCCCCTCGCCTTCTCCTCCAGTGAGTTCACCACCTGTTCAGAGACCTCCTACACCAACGCATAAGCCATCACCACCACCATGTCCTCCAACTCCAACTTATCAACCTCCAGCTTCTCCACCACCACACAGATATCCTCCCCCTTGTTCTCCTCCAAAGAGGCCACCTCCATCACCAACTTATCAGCCACCTCCAACGCCAACTTATCAGCCTCCAGCTTCTCCACCACCATGTGGATATCCTCCTCCTTGTTCTCCTCCAATCAGGCCACCTCCAACACCAACTTATCAGCCACCTCCATCACCAACTTATCAGCCACCTCCAACGCCAACTTATCAGCCACCTCCAACGCCAACTTATCAGCCTCCAGCTTCTCCACCACCATGTGGATATCCAACTCCTCGTTCTCCTCCAATCAGGCCACCTCCATCACCAACTTATCAGCCACCTCCAACGCCAACTTATCAGCCACCTCCAACGCCAACTTATCAGCCTCCAGCTTCTCCACCACCATGTGGATATCCAACTCCTCGTTCTCCTCCAATCAGGCCACCTCCAACACCAACTTATCAGCCACCTCCATCACCAACTTATCAGCCAC CTCCAACACCAACTTATCAGCCACCTCCATCACCAACTTATCAGCCACCACCATCACCAACTTATCAGCCACCACCAGTACCGACACCTTCTCACAAACCTCCTCCATGTCCACCTACCCAAAAGCCCCCTGTCGGACCACCGCAAACACCGCGGACTCATCAATCCCCTCAATCATCTCCACCAGCAAGCCCTCCTCCAATATATGGGTACCCTCCACCACCATATATACTAGGCTAA
- the LOC133877981 gene encoding proline-rich extensin-like protein EPR1 isoform X7 → MMRVVSESALSLCLSLLLLVLASVSAELQTHGNEVRPAWLSPPPGYGYGAPPPSPHPLPPKHKWPPRKPPCASPPPKHRPPTPSYRPPTYKPPKAPSPSPPVSSPPVQRPPTPTHKPSPPPCPPTPTYQPPASPPPHRYPPPCSPPKRPPPSPTYQPPPTPTYQPPASPPPCGYPPPCSPPIRPPPTPTYQPPPSPTYQPPPTPTYQPPPTPTYQPPASPPPCGYPTPRSPPIRPPPSPTYQPPPTPTYQPPPTPTYQPPPSPTYQPPPSPTYQPPPVPTPSHKPPPCPPTQKPPVGPPQTPRTHQSPQSSPPASPPPIYGYPPPPYILG, encoded by the exons ATGATGAGAGTAGTCTCTGAGTCTGCTCTCAGCTTATGCCTAAGTTTGTTGCTGCTTGTTTTAGCCAGTGTTTCAGCTGAGCTTCAAACTCATGGCAATGAAGTCAGGCCAGCGTGGTTATCCCCTCCACCGGGTTATGGCTATGGAGCTCCTCCTCCATCGCCTCACCCTTTGCCACCAAAGCATAAATGGCCCCCTAGAAAGCCACCTTGTGCATCACCACCACCAAAACACAGGCCTCCTACACCATCTTATCGACCACCAACCTATAAGCCTCCTAAGGCCCCCTCGCCTTCTCCTCCAGTGAGTTCACCACCTGTTCAGAGACCTCCTACACCAACGCATAAGCCATCACCACCACCATGTCCTCCAACTCCAACTTATCAACCTCCAGCTTCTCCACCACCACACAGATATCCTCCCCCTTGTTCTCCTCCAAAGAGGCCACCTCCATCACCAACTTATCAGCCACCTCCAACGCCAACTTATCAGCCTCCAGCTTCTCCACCACCATGTGGATATCCTCCTCCTTGTTCTCCTCCAATCAGGCCACCTCCAACACCAACTTATCAGCCACCTCCATCACCAACTTATCAGCCACCTCCAACGCCAACTTATCAGCCACCTCCAACGCCAACTTATCAGCCTCCAGCTTCTCCACCACCATGTGGATATCCAACTCCTCGTTCTCCTCCAATCAGGCCACCTCCATCACCAACTTATCAGCCAC CTCCAACACCAACTTATCAGCCAC CTCCAACACCAACTTATCAGCCACCTCCATCACCAACTTATCAGCCACCACCATCACCAACTTATCAGCCACCACCAGTACCGACACCTTCTCACAAACCTCCTCCATGTCCACCTACCCAAAAGCCCCCTGTCGGACCACCGCAAACACCGCGGACTCATCAATCCCCTCAATCATCTCCACCAGCAAGCCCTCCTCCAATATATGGGTACCCTCCACCACCATATATACTAGGCTAA